The Pseudobacteroides sp. genome includes a window with the following:
- a CDS encoding flotillin family protein, which produces MPDFSLVSIVPILIVAVVFILIFSLFSMYRKVPQDKALVVTGFRGRRVITGGGGIVVPLLERTDIMSLENMQIDIRIDGALTSQGVGIIADGVAVVKIKSDKESILSAAEQFNTSKGMDHMLAVISKTTQQVLEGKLREIVSKMTVEEIYKDRETFASHVQGVAATELQNLGLELKVLTIKDIADKNGYLEALGKPRIAEVKRDAQIAEANATKETKIKTAEANREGEAARIQAETQIAEANRDKELKVQSYNKDQQTAKAEADLAYDIKANVVKKDVAETEMQVEIVRKQKEIELAEQEAMRKEKELEATVKKQADAENYRATKNADANRYREVAEAEARARAIEIEGEAKAKAKRAEGMAEVEIIKAKGEAEALAMAKKAEAFKMYNDAAVTQMIIEKLPEIAQAIASPLAKTEKIVIVDSGSGDGSGKGASKVTGYITDIMAQLPETVEALTGMNVMDLLKKDSLKDLQAKTGKVTESNIFKSLEETGATKE; this is translated from the coding sequence ATGCCAGATTTTTCATTAGTTTCAATAGTACCCATTTTAATAGTAGCTGTAGTCTTCATTTTAATATTCAGTCTCTTTTCAATGTATAGAAAAGTGCCTCAGGACAAAGCATTGGTAGTCACAGGATTTAGGGGCAGAAGAGTAATCACCGGCGGCGGTGGAATTGTTGTACCTTTATTGGAAAGAACAGATATTATGTCCCTGGAAAACATGCAGATTGATATTCGTATTGATGGTGCATTAACATCCCAAGGTGTTGGTATTATCGCTGATGGTGTTGCTGTAGTAAAAATCAAGTCAGATAAGGAATCAATACTGTCAGCGGCTGAGCAGTTCAACACTTCAAAAGGTATGGATCATATGTTGGCTGTTATATCCAAAACAACTCAACAGGTTCTTGAGGGTAAACTTCGAGAAATTGTCTCAAAAATGACTGTTGAGGAGATTTATAAGGACAGAGAAACTTTTGCCTCCCATGTACAGGGAGTTGCTGCAACTGAGCTGCAAAATCTAGGACTGGAATTAAAAGTTTTGACTATCAAAGATATCGCTGATAAAAACGGTTATCTGGAAGCCCTTGGTAAGCCTAGAATCGCAGAAGTTAAAAGAGATGCTCAAATTGCAGAGGCTAATGCAACTAAGGAAACCAAAATCAAGACAGCGGAAGCAAATAGAGAGGGCGAGGCTGCAAGAATCCAAGCTGAAACCCAAATCGCAGAGGCTAACAGGGATAAAGAACTGAAGGTGCAATCCTATAATAAGGACCAACAAACCGCTAAAGCGGAAGCAGACTTGGCTTACGATATAAAAGCAAACGTAGTAAAAAAAGATGTAGCCGAAACAGAAATGCAAGTTGAAATTGTCAGAAAACAAAAAGAAATAGAGCTTGCCGAACAAGAAGCTATGAGGAAGGAAAAAGAACTTGAAGCTACCGTTAAAAAGCAGGCCGATGCAGAAAACTACAGAGCTACAAAAAATGCCGATGCAAATAGGTATAGGGAAGTTGCAGAAGCAGAAGCAAGGGCACGTGCAATCGAAATAGAAGGTGAAGCAAAAGCTAAAGCAAAAAGGGCTGAAGGTATGGCTGAAGTTGAAATTATTAAAGCTAAGGGTGAAGCAGAAGCTTTGGCTATGGCCAAAAAAGCAGAAGCATTTAAAATGTACAATGATGCAGCTGTCACTCAGATGATAATTGAAAAATTGCCTGAAATCGCTCAAGCAATTGCAAGTCCTTTGGCAAAGACCGAAAAGATTGTAATTGTTGACAGCGGCAGCGGCGATGGCAGCGGAAAAGGTGCATCCAAGGTTACCGGATATATAACCGACATAATGGCACAGCTTCCGGAAACCGTTGAGGCTTTAACAGGGATGAATGTTATGGATCTATTGAAAAAAGATTCTTTGAAAGACTTACAGGCAAAAACCGGAAAAGTTACTGAGTCAAATATTTTTAAGTCTCTTGAAGAAACCGGTGCAACTAAAGAGTAG
- a CDS encoding serine protease produces the protein MFTMDIVYKIVFIVGLLYTFVSVIINGISGALHLGHHAGPLDGDLGGHVAGDTGHSGDVNGHAHSGHHSSIQHSFLSWFSILINPLVAVSFLTVFGGIGILGTEYFNWAAVLIFFIALASAAIVAFLLYKYIALPLYKSENTSDVSREALISMPAEVISPILENGFGKIRYVVNDIRHTAPAKHIDGKSVEQGKRVVICKLDNSVFYVSEIEEI, from the coding sequence ATGTTTACGATGGATATAGTCTATAAAATAGTTTTTATCGTAGGATTACTTTACACTTTTGTATCGGTTATAATAAACGGCATATCCGGTGCATTACACCTTGGACATCATGCAGGACCTCTAGACGGAGATTTGGGAGGACATGTTGCAGGAGACACTGGGCATTCAGGCGATGTTAATGGCCATGCACACTCCGGGCACCATTCAAGTATACAACATTCTTTTCTCTCATGGTTTTCCATATTAATTAATCCACTCGTTGCCGTGTCGTTTTTAACTGTGTTTGGTGGAATTGGTATATTGGGTACTGAATATTTCAACTGGGCAGCTGTACTAATATTCTTCATTGCATTAGCTTCAGCAGCAATTGTTGCATTTTTACTCTATAAATATATAGCTCTACCCTTATACAAATCCGAGAACACAAGTGACGTATCAAGAGAAGCTCTGATAAGTATGCCTGCCGAAGTTATTTCTCCGATACTAGAAAACGGTTTTGGTAAAATAAGATACGTAGTAAACGATATAAGGCATACAGCACCGGCTAAGCACATTGACGGCAAATCAGTAGAACAGGGAAAACGAGTAGTTATTTGCAAATTGGATAACAGTGTTTTTTATGTTTCAGAAATTGAAGAGATCTAA